From a region of the Halolamina sp. CBA1230 genome:
- the trpE gene encoding anthranilate synthase component I, with translation MPSFDRSREAFEDLLADVDGPAVARLTATLDTDTEPLSAYAALSDRSDHTFLLESAEKVASSDPAGAFAPADGHSDAATDDEADRHARFSFVGYDPEALVSVYPDRTEVEGFGPAAHFLDGLDADAGEEVDTCGDGLDDPDTLDRLRLALPGVERVGFEASDRQRLDGGLVGFLAYDAVYDLHLDEVGVERPDPVVPDAQFVLTTRTLAFDDREGTVELVFTPVVAADDDAGTVYDRLVAEAESVAGDLAAAIPPETGGFERETATAGPREAYEDAVAEMQEHVLDGDVYQGVVSRSHEITGELDTLGLYESLRAVNPSPYMYLLSFGDRSVVGASPETLVSVTGERVVSNPIAGTCARGASPVEDRRLAGELLADDKERAEHTMLVDLARNDVRQVSRQGSVRVEEFMNVLKYSHVQHIESTVTGRLHPDFDGFDATRAAFPAGTLTGAPKVRAMELLDELEVNPRGVYGGGVGYFSWTGDADTAIVIRTATVEHGDGDEPDAVRVRAGAGVVADSDPASEYEETEQKVRGVLDALERIEGGAE, from the coding sequence ATGCCGTCGTTCGATCGCTCCCGGGAGGCGTTCGAGGACCTGCTCGCCGACGTCGACGGTCCCGCAGTTGCCCGGCTCACCGCGACGCTCGACACCGACACCGAACCGCTCTCGGCCTACGCCGCGCTCTCCGACCGCAGCGACCACACGTTCCTGCTCGAGAGCGCGGAGAAGGTCGCCTCCAGCGACCCTGCGGGCGCGTTCGCCCCCGCGGACGGCCACAGCGACGCCGCCACCGACGACGAGGCCGACCGCCACGCCCGCTTCTCCTTCGTCGGCTACGATCCCGAGGCGCTGGTCTCCGTCTACCCGGACCGCACGGAGGTCGAGGGGTTCGGCCCCGCCGCGCATTTCCTCGACGGCCTCGACGCCGACGCGGGCGAGGAGGTCGACACCTGCGGCGACGGTCTGGACGATCCCGACACGCTCGACCGCCTGCGACTCGCGCTCCCGGGCGTCGAACGCGTCGGGTTCGAGGCCAGCGACCGCCAGCGTCTCGACGGCGGGCTGGTCGGCTTCCTGGCCTACGACGCCGTCTACGATCTCCACCTCGACGAAGTGGGCGTCGAACGCCCCGACCCCGTCGTCCCGGACGCGCAGTTCGTCCTCACGACCCGGACGCTCGCGTTCGACGACCGCGAGGGGACTGTCGAACTGGTGTTCACCCCAGTCGTCGCCGCGGACGACGACGCCGGCACGGTGTACGACCGACTGGTCGCCGAGGCCGAGTCCGTCGCCGGCGACCTGGCGGCCGCGATCCCACCCGAAACGGGCGGGTTCGAACGCGAGACGGCCACCGCCGGCCCCCGCGAGGCGTACGAGGACGCCGTTGCCGAGATGCAGGAGCACGTCCTCGACGGCGACGTCTACCAGGGCGTGGTCTCCCGCAGCCACGAGATCACCGGCGAACTGGACACGCTCGGCCTCTACGAGTCGCTGCGGGCGGTGAACCCCTCGCCGTACATGTACCTGCTCTCCTTCGGCGACCGCTCGGTCGTCGGCGCCAGCCCCGAGACCCTGGTCTCGGTCACGGGCGAGCGCGTGGTCTCGAACCCCATCGCGGGCACCTGCGCCCGCGGCGCCAGCCCCGTCGAGGACCGCCGACTGGCCGGCGAACTGCTCGCGGACGACAAGGAGCGTGCCGAGCACACGATGCTGGTCGACCTCGCGAGAAACGACGTGCGACAGGTCTCCCGGCAGGGCTCGGTGCGCGTCGAGGAGTTCATGAACGTGCTCAAGTACAGCCACGTCCAGCATATCGAGTCGACCGTCACCGGCCGCCTTCACCCCGACTTCGACGGGTTCGACGCTACCAGAGCCGCGTTCCCCGCGGGGACGCTCACCGGCGCACCGAAGGTCCGCGCGATGGAGCTGCTGGACGAACTGGAGGTGAACCCCCGCGGCGTGTACGGCGGCGGCGTCGGCTACTTCTCCTGGACCGGCGACGCCGACACGGCGATCGTGATCCGGACCGCGACGGTCGAACACGGCGACGGCGACGAGCCGGACGCGGTCCGCGTCCGTGCGGGCGCGGGCGTCGTCGCCGACAGCGACCCCGCGAGCGAGTACGAGGAGACCGAACAGAAGGTCCGCGGCGTACTGGATGCGCTGGAGCGAATCGAAGGGGGTGCAGAATGA
- a CDS encoding phosphoribosylanthranilate isomerase: MVRAKLCGLGTETDVRAAVDAGADALGFVTDVDVDTPREVAPERAATLAESVPPFVTTVAVTIPESVGAAVEVADRVAPDALQIHGEFGPDDVREIRDRAGVDVIVAVGADEPDRAHALDGVADALLVDSLTESGAGGTGETHDWERTRELRDELSTPLVLAGGLTPENVRDAVATVDPFAVDVASGVERDDEPGRKDHDALAAFVEEATRAVEPEPTAEDA; the protein is encoded by the coding sequence ATGGTCCGGGCGAAGCTCTGTGGCCTCGGAACGGAGACGGACGTCCGGGCGGCGGTCGACGCCGGCGCCGACGCGCTGGGGTTCGTCACGGACGTAGACGTTGATACACCGCGAGAGGTCGCGCCGGAACGCGCCGCCACCCTCGCCGAGAGCGTCCCGCCGTTCGTCACGACCGTCGCCGTCACCATCCCCGAGAGCGTCGGCGCGGCCGTCGAGGTCGCCGACCGCGTGGCCCCGGACGCGCTCCAGATCCACGGCGAGTTCGGCCCCGACGACGTCCGGGAGATCCGCGATCGCGCGGGCGTCGACGTGATCGTCGCCGTCGGCGCTGACGAACCTGATCGTGCCCACGCCCTCGACGGCGTCGCGGACGCACTGCTCGTCGACTCGCTGACCGAGTCAGGGGCCGGCGGCACGGGCGAGACGCACGACTGGGAGCGAACCCGGGAGCTCCGCGACGAACTCTCGACCCCGCTCGTGCTCGCGGGCGGGCTCACGCCCGAGAACGTCCGCGACGCCGTGGCGACGGTCGATCCGTTCGCCGTCGACGTCGCGAGCGGCGTCGAACGCGACGACGAACCCGGCCGGAAGGATCACGACGCGCTGGCGGCGTTCGTCGAAGAGGCCACCCGTGCAGTGGAACCGGAGCCCACGGCGGAGGACGCCTGA
- the trpD gene encoding anthranilate phosphoribosyltransferase: MQELIRRVTDGEDLSVDDARTAATQVFEEATEAQIGALLAALRAKGETEAEIAGFAQGMRDAARTIDPDGGPLVDTCGTGGDDYDTINVSTTSAIVAGGAGVAVAKHGNYSVSSSSGSADVLEVAGADVEAEPPAVEAAIERDGIGFMLAPVFHPAMKAVIGPRKELGMRTIFNVLGPLTNPAGADAQVLGVYSEALVPQIAEALTHMPVEHALVVHGDGMDEIALHGPTTVAEVEGEAVTEYTIEPEDLGLDSAPVDAIAGGTPQENAEDLRGIVEGTVTGPKRDVILANAGAAIYVAGLADDLAGGVEQAAAAIDEGAAAEKFDALCGEPIEAE; the protein is encoded by the coding sequence ATGCAGGAACTCATCCGACGCGTGACAGACGGCGAGGACCTGAGCGTCGACGACGCCCGCACGGCCGCGACGCAGGTCTTCGAGGAGGCGACGGAGGCACAGATCGGCGCGCTGCTGGCCGCGCTGCGGGCCAAAGGCGAGACCGAGGCCGAGATCGCCGGCTTCGCCCAGGGGATGCGCGACGCCGCGCGCACGATCGACCCCGACGGCGGGCCGCTGGTGGACACCTGCGGTACTGGCGGCGACGACTACGACACGATCAACGTCTCGACCACGAGCGCGATCGTCGCCGGCGGCGCGGGCGTCGCCGTCGCGAAACACGGCAACTACTCGGTCTCCTCCTCCTCCGGGAGCGCGGACGTGCTGGAGGTCGCCGGCGCCGACGTGGAGGCCGAACCGCCCGCCGTCGAGGCCGCCATCGAACGCGACGGGATCGGCTTCATGCTCGCGCCGGTGTTCCACCCCGCGATGAAGGCCGTCATCGGCCCGCGCAAGGAGTTGGGGATGCGGACGATCTTCAACGTCCTCGGCCCGCTGACCAACCCCGCCGGCGCCGACGCACAGGTGCTCGGCGTGTACAGCGAGGCGCTCGTCCCCCAGATCGCGGAGGCGCTCACGCACATGCCCGTCGAGCACGCGCTGGTCGTCCACGGCGACGGGATGGACGAGATCGCGCTCCACGGCCCCACGACGGTCGCCGAGGTCGAAGGGGAGGCAGTCACCGAGTACACCATCGAGCCCGAGGATCTCGGCCTCGACAGCGCCCCCGTCGACGCCATCGCGGGCGGCACGCCCCAGGAGAACGCCGAGGATCTGCGGGGGATCGTCGAGGGAACGGTCACCGGGCCGAAGCGGGACGTGATCCTCGCCAACGCCGGCGCAGCGATCTACGTCGCCGGCCTCGCGGACGACCTCGCAGGCGGCGTCGAGCAGGCCGCCGCAGCGATCGACGAGGGTGCCGCCGCCGAGAAGTTCGACGCGCTCTGTGGCGAGCCGATCGAGGCCGAGTGA
- a CDS encoding DUF2080 family transposase-associated protein: protein MTNRFEIDGEEVLDGEVKPFGNSAHVTVPKRWRGADVKVVRTSEPTEQDEE, encoded by the coding sequence ATGACGAATCGTTTTGAAATCGACGGCGAGGAAGTTCTTGACGGCGAAGTCAAACCGTTCGGGAACAGCGCCCACGTCACCGTCCCCAAACGCTGGCGTGGAGCCGACGTGAAAGTCGTCCGAACCTCAGAACCTACCGAACAAGACGAAGAATGA
- a CDS encoding RNA-guided endonuclease TnpB family protein — translation MTDSQALVKTLDFQLDIQSDNESLLYDATLEARKVYNETIRLAKEGVDWNVIPDRVADDANLVKNTTQRVVAKALGAMENYYEYDDFRLPSHTKVGAYPLRANYEEGYNLSLTDDGDVAFRISAKPYKHVKGVLEGSDAHLDILKTALESDEWKIGTAESLFHNDNAELHVNITNTEQTVRDKHNSRTVIGVDVNEDNVALTALSENGVKDTLVIDFPEIKFERHRYFTMRKRVQNAGKDSIHNTLEGREERFVRDRLHKVSRHIVAWSQQFEKPCIVFEDLKEMRDSIDYGTRMNRRLHHLPFRALQFYTSYKAAFEGIPTTWINPEYTSQRCPMCGHAERANRNKKRFKCRSCSHQDHSDRGASVNIAVKGVKKLDWNVPALNSLPVVRKVRRQASGAVDAPTVTQPTVRGYQADGRMGVSD, via the coding sequence ATGACCGACTCACAGGCACTCGTCAAGACTCTGGACTTCCAACTCGACATCCAGAGTGACAACGAGAGCCTGCTGTACGACGCCACGCTCGAAGCCCGCAAAGTGTACAACGAAACCATCCGTCTCGCCAAAGAAGGCGTAGACTGGAACGTGATTCCTGACCGCGTGGCCGACGACGCCAACCTCGTGAAGAACACGACTCAGCGCGTTGTCGCCAAGGCTCTCGGTGCGATGGAGAACTACTACGAGTACGACGACTTCAGGCTCCCGAGTCACACCAAGGTCGGTGCGTACCCGCTCCGAGCGAACTACGAGGAGGGGTACAACCTGTCGCTCACCGACGATGGCGACGTGGCGTTCCGAATCAGCGCAAAGCCGTACAAACACGTCAAGGGTGTCCTTGAAGGAAGTGATGCTCACCTCGATATTCTCAAGACCGCACTCGAAAGCGATGAGTGGAAGATTGGGACGGCAGAATCCCTGTTCCACAACGACAACGCCGAGTTGCACGTCAACATCACCAACACCGAACAGACCGTTCGGGACAAACACAACTCACGGACGGTCATCGGTGTGGACGTGAACGAAGACAACGTGGCTCTCACCGCACTCTCTGAGAACGGTGTGAAAGACACGTTGGTTATTGACTTTCCCGAAATTAAGTTCGAGCGTCACCGCTATTTCACGATGCGGAAGCGCGTCCAGAACGCGGGGAAAGATAGCATCCACAACACACTCGAAGGGCGCGAAGAACGGTTTGTCCGTGATAGACTCCACAAGGTATCTCGGCACATCGTGGCGTGGAGCCAGCAGTTCGAGAAGCCGTGCATCGTCTTTGAAGACCTCAAAGAGATGCGCGACAGTATCGACTACGGCACGCGGATGAACCGACGCTTGCACCACCTCCCGTTCCGCGCCCTTCAGTTCTATACATCGTACAAGGCCGCGTTCGAGGGGATTCCGACTACGTGGATTAACCCCGAATACACGAGCCAGCGGTGTCCGATGTGCGGGCATGCGGAGCGTGCGAACCGCAACAAGAAACGGTTCAAGTGTCGGTCATGTTCTCATCAAGACCATAGCGACCGTGGTGCAAGCGTCAATATTGCCGTGAAAGGCGTCAAGAAACTCGATTGGAATGTGCCTGCTCTCAACAGCCTTCCCGTTGTTCGGAAGGTGCGACGGCAGGCATCGGGGGCTGTGGACGCCCCGACCGTGACCCAACCGACCGTTCGAGGCTATCAGGCCGATGGTCGGATGGGAGTGTCCGACTAA
- a CDS encoding group 1 truncated hemoglobin — protein sequence MVGWECPTKPREASGLDPEAVHDRVLDDELLAPYFEGVDMDELYAHQVQFVSAVAGGPVEYDGADMQTAHEGMGITEEAFSRVATHLDAALRANGVDDEAAEAIISEVAALEDDVVGQ from the coding sequence ATGGTCGGATGGGAGTGTCCGACTAAACCACGGGAAGCCTCGGGGCTTGACCCCGAGGCAGTTCACGATCGCGTGCTCGACGACGAGCTCCTGGCGCCGTACTTCGAGGGGGTCGACATGGACGAACTGTACGCCCACCAGGTGCAGTTCGTGAGCGCCGTCGCCGGCGGGCCGGTGGAGTACGACGGCGCGGATATGCAGACCGCCCACGAGGGGATGGGGATCACCGAGGAAGCGTTCTCCCGTGTGGCGACCCACCTCGACGCCGCGCTGCGCGCCAACGGCGTCGACGACGAGGCAGCCGAGGCCATCATCAGCGAGGTGGCGGCGCTGGAGGACGACGTGGTCGGGCAGTAG